One Mangifera indica cultivar Alphonso chromosome 4, CATAS_Mindica_2.1, whole genome shotgun sequence genomic region harbors:
- the LOC123214816 gene encoding auxin-induced protein 15A-like, which yields MGFRLLRIAQAKRILLGSLFMANQDASMAVEVPKGHFAVYVGENRNKRFVIPISYLNNPSFQELLSQAEEEFGFENPMGSLVIPCREDVFVDLLSSLNRS from the coding sequence ATGGGTTTCCGTCTACTCCGAATTGCTCAAGCTAAGCGAATTCTTCTAGGATCACTCTTCATGGCAAACCAAGATGCTTCAATGGCTGTAGAAGTTCCAAAGGGCCATTTTGCTGTTTATGTTGGAGAAAACCGAAACAAGAGATTTGTGATTCCgatatcatatttaaataaccCTTCATTCCAAGAGCTGCTAAGTCAAGCTGAAGAAGAATTTGGATTTGAAAATCCAATGGGTAGTCTTGTAATTCCCTGCAGAGAAGATGTGTTCGTTGACCTACTATCTAGTTTGAATAGGTCATGA